A section of the Paenibacillus odorifer genome encodes:
- the plsX gene encoding phosphate acyltransferase PlsX — protein MLIAIDAMGGDNAPECNVEGALSAAAEWKDTQIVLVGDEARLEPLLKDKPSNLSVRHAGDVIGSDEEPVKAVRRKKDSSMVVAGRMVREGEADAMISSGNTGALMTTGLLVVGRMQGIERPALAPMIPTLDDVGVLALDLGANMDAKPEHLVQYALMGSIYRNKVHGIAKPRVGLLNVGTEPGKGNELTKEAYPLLENLPGIHFIGNVEARDVLTGNCDVLVCDGFAGNILLKSLEGTAGALFSLLKEQFSRSLKTKLGAAMLMPELRALKGKMDYKEHGGAPLLGLSGLVVKGHGSSDGNAVKNAVRQARIALQADLVPSISKEISGK, from the coding sequence GTGCTGATCGCCATTGATGCCATGGGCGGGGACAACGCTCCTGAATGTAATGTCGAGGGGGCGTTGTCCGCGGCCGCGGAATGGAAAGATACGCAGATTGTGCTCGTAGGTGACGAAGCCAGACTAGAGCCGCTGCTGAAGGACAAGCCGTCCAACCTTAGTGTGCGGCATGCAGGAGATGTTATTGGTTCTGATGAAGAGCCGGTTAAGGCGGTTCGCCGCAAAAAAGATTCATCCATGGTTGTAGCTGGACGTATGGTGCGTGAGGGCGAAGCAGATGCTATGATTTCATCAGGTAACACAGGGGCGCTTATGACTACAGGGTTACTCGTAGTGGGCCGTATGCAGGGGATTGAACGTCCTGCGCTGGCACCTATGATTCCGACACTTGATGATGTTGGCGTGCTTGCGCTTGATCTTGGTGCTAACATGGATGCGAAACCTGAACATCTGGTGCAATATGCGCTGATGGGCAGCATTTATCGGAATAAAGTGCACGGTATTGCTAAGCCGCGGGTTGGACTTCTAAATGTAGGAACGGAGCCTGGAAAAGGCAACGAGCTGACCAAAGAAGCCTATCCACTGCTGGAGAACTTGCCAGGCATTCATTTTATCGGTAATGTTGAGGCACGCGACGTACTGACAGGAAACTGCGATGTGCTTGTCTGCGATGGATTTGCTGGTAATATCCTATTGAAGTCGCTTGAGGGTACAGCAGGTGCATTGTTCTCTTTGCTGAAGGAGCAATTCAGTCGTTCTCTGAAAACTAAGCTTGGAGCGGCTATGCTGATGCCGGAGCTTAGAGCCCTGAAGGGCAAGATGGATTACAAAGAGCATGGTGGTGCACCGCTGCTTGGTCTTAGCGGATTGGTAGTTAAGGGGCACGGATCTTCAGACGGAAATGCGGTTAAAAATGCGGTAAGACAAGCGCGGATTGCTCTGCAAGCCGATCTTGTGCCAAGTATATCCAAGGAAATTAGCGGGAAGTGA
- a CDS encoding beta-ketoacyl-ACP synthase III codes for MKQLRPVGIIGTGKYVPEKILTNSDLEKIVETNDEWIVSRTGIRERHIAAPHEATSDLAYEAALKALDSAGMKAEDLDLIIIATVTPDSSFPSTACILQDKLGAKGAAAFDLSAACSGFVYSLATAVGFIQNGMYNNALIIGADTLSRITDYTDRNTCVLFGDGAGAVIIGEVPEGRGFQSFDLGAEGSGGNLLKLEAGGSRLPASQQTVEDKKHFIYMNGREVFKFAVRVMGSATERVLTKAGLGKEDIDLFVPHQANIRIIQSAMQRLDLPPEKCVINVDKYANTSAASIPLALVEAAEEGRMKEGDTVLMVGFGGGLTWGASVLIW; via the coding sequence ATGAAACAGTTGCGGCCGGTTGGGATTATCGGTACGGGTAAATATGTACCTGAGAAAATTTTAACAAACAGTGATCTAGAAAAAATAGTGGAGACTAACGATGAATGGATCGTCAGTCGGACAGGGATCCGTGAAAGACATATCGCTGCACCACATGAGGCAACTTCTGATTTAGCCTATGAAGCTGCACTTAAAGCTTTGGATTCTGCAGGCATGAAAGCTGAAGATCTGGATCTTATTATTATTGCAACGGTAACCCCTGATAGCTCCTTTCCTTCCACAGCCTGCATTTTGCAGGATAAACTTGGAGCTAAAGGTGCTGCGGCATTTGACTTGTCAGCAGCCTGCTCTGGTTTTGTATACAGCCTAGCTACTGCGGTTGGCTTTATTCAGAACGGAATGTACAATAATGCACTCATAATTGGTGCGGACACTTTATCCCGCATCACTGATTATACGGATCGTAACACCTGTGTACTGTTTGGCGATGGTGCAGGAGCAGTAATCATCGGTGAGGTTCCAGAGGGACGCGGTTTCCAATCCTTCGATCTGGGTGCTGAAGGTTCTGGAGGAAACTTGCTTAAGCTGGAAGCTGGGGGCTCGCGCTTGCCTGCATCTCAGCAGACGGTTGAAGACAAGAAACATTTCATTTATATGAATGGCCGTGAAGTGTTTAAGTTTGCCGTTCGTGTTATGGGCTCAGCTACAGAACGTGTGCTTACCAAAGCAGGATTAGGTAAAGAAGATATTGATTTGTTCGTGCCGCATCAAGCGAATATTCGTATCATTCAATCCGCTATGCAGCGGCTTGACCTGCCACCGGAGAAATGTGTAATCAATGTTGATAAATATGCTAATACATCAGCAGCTTCTATTCCTCTAGCTCTAGTGGAAGCGGCGGAAGAAGGACGCATGAAGGAAGGCGACACGGTTCTGATGGTTGGATTCGGCGGTGGCTTGACTTGGGGCGCGTCCGTATTGATCTGGTAA
- the fabD gene encoding ACP S-malonyltransferase — protein sequence MSKIAFVFPGQGAQAVGMGRDVYEALPHSRAVFEKGDEVLGFSLSQLIFEGPDSDLKQTVNTQPALLTASVAYLEALRDQGMKPDYVAGHSLGEYSALVAAGVLSYEDAVRLVRLRGRFMEEAVPGGQGAMAAVLGAERDALAELCRSVSEESGVVELANVNCPGQIVVSGSQAGVNGVVQRVKEAGGKRAIPLEVSGPFHSSMMKAAADRLADELKSVTFNAPAVPVIVNVTAAPVTDPEEIRELLVRQVYSPVLWQDSIEWLIADGVDTFVEIGSGSVLAGLIRKIDKTVKVININTLESVQAVL from the coding sequence ATGAGTAAAATCGCATTTGTCTTTCCCGGTCAGGGTGCACAGGCAGTTGGAATGGGTAGAGATGTATATGAAGCTCTTCCGCACAGCCGCGCGGTATTCGAAAAAGGTGATGAGGTCCTCGGATTTTCACTGAGCCAGCTGATTTTTGAAGGACCTGACAGTGATTTGAAACAGACCGTAAATACGCAACCAGCTCTGCTAACAGCAAGTGTGGCTTATCTGGAAGCATTACGTGATCAAGGGATGAAGCCGGATTATGTAGCTGGTCATAGCCTAGGAGAATACAGCGCACTGGTTGCGGCAGGCGTATTGTCCTATGAAGATGCTGTAAGACTTGTGCGTTTACGCGGTCGTTTTATGGAGGAAGCTGTTCCAGGTGGACAGGGAGCTATGGCTGCAGTGCTTGGTGCGGAGCGGGATGCTCTGGCAGAATTATGCCGGAGCGTATCCGAGGAGAGCGGCGTGGTAGAACTGGCGAATGTGAACTGCCCGGGACAGATTGTTGTTTCTGGTTCACAAGCCGGGGTTAACGGTGTTGTGCAGCGTGTTAAGGAAGCAGGCGGAAAGCGGGCTATTCCGCTGGAAGTAAGTGGACCTTTTCACTCTTCGATGATGAAGGCTGCGGCAGACCGCTTGGCAGACGAGCTGAAGAGTGTTACTTTTAATGCTCCGGCTGTACCTGTTATTGTCAATGTTACCGCAGCACCTGTAACGGATCCTGAAGAAATCCGTGAACTGCTTGTCCGCCAGGTGTACTCCCCTGTGCTCTGGCAAGACAGTATTGAATGGCTGATTGCTGATGGTGTGGATACTTTTGTGGAAATTGGTTCTGGCAGTGTTCTGGCAGGTCTGATCCGCAAAATAGACAAAACGGTCAAAGTAATCAACATTAACACGCTAGAAAGTGTGCAAGCTGTCTTGTAA
- the fabG gene encoding 3-oxoacyl-[acyl-carrier-protein] reductase — translation MFSVLRGQTALVTGGSRGIGRSIALALAEHGVKVAVNYAGSEAAAQETVARIVELGSEGIALRGDVGNSEQAENLVKEVLNTWGRIDIVVNNAGITRDNLIMRMKEEEFDQVIETNLKGVFNCLKAATRPMMKQRYGRIINISSVVGVTGNPGQANYSAAKAGVIGLTKASARELSSRGITVNCIAPGFIDTDMTRELSEEVRSELEKGIPLARLGRPEEIAMAVVFLASEGAAYMTGQTLHVDGGMYM, via the coding sequence ATGTTCTCAGTATTGCGGGGTCAAACGGCCCTTGTAACTGGTGGCTCTCGCGGCATCGGCCGCAGTATTGCACTTGCTCTCGCGGAACATGGCGTGAAGGTGGCCGTGAACTATGCGGGCAGTGAAGCAGCCGCACAAGAGACCGTAGCTCGGATTGTCGAGCTTGGCTCGGAGGGTATTGCCCTTCGTGGCGATGTCGGCAATAGTGAACAGGCCGAGAACCTTGTCAAAGAGGTTCTGAATACCTGGGGACGTATTGACATTGTTGTCAATAATGCCGGCATTACCAGAGACAACCTGATTATGCGCATGAAAGAAGAAGAGTTCGATCAAGTGATCGAAACGAATCTAAAAGGGGTGTTTAACTGCCTAAAGGCAGCTACACGCCCTATGATGAAGCAACGCTACGGGCGAATTATCAATATTTCTTCCGTAGTAGGTGTAACAGGAAATCCTGGACAAGCTAATTACTCCGCAGCTAAGGCAGGTGTCATCGGTTTAACGAAGGCATCGGCTCGTGAGCTTTCCTCACGGGGGATCACGGTGAACTGTATCGCTCCTGGCTTCATTGATACAGATATGACGCGTGAGCTCTCTGAGGAAGTGCGCAGTGAGCTTGAGAAGGGCATTCCACTTGCTCGTCTGGGGCGCCCTGAAGAGATTGCTATGGCTGTAGTCTTCCTGGCCTCTGAAGGCGCTGCGTATATGACCGGCCAGACACTACACGTGGATGGCGGGATGTATATGTAA
- a CDS encoding acyl carrier protein, with amino-acid sequence MSDVLERVKRIVIDRLGADEAEVTLEASFKDDLGADSLDVVELVMELEDEFDMEISDEDAETITTVGEVVKYIQSHT; translated from the coding sequence ATGTCCGATGTATTAGAGCGTGTAAAACGCATTGTCATCGACCGCTTAGGTGCCGATGAAGCTGAGGTAACATTAGAAGCGTCTTTCAAAGATGATTTAGGTGCTGATTCTCTTGATGTAGTAGAATTGGTTATGGAATTGGAAGATGAATTCGATATGGAAATCTCTGATGAAGATGCAGAGACGATTACGACCGTGGGTGAAGTTGTGAAGTACATACAATCTCATACCTAG
- the fabF gene encoding beta-ketoacyl-ACP synthase II produces the protein MSHRVVVTGMGVVTSLGKDLETFWDNLMSGKSGVSQVETFDVSEYTTQIASSVKDFDPEALFGRKEARKMDRFVQFAVAAGEDALRDSGLKIGEDIDAERIGVSVGSGIGGLGTWEDNHNLLLEKGPKRVSPFFIPMMIANMGSGQLSINLGAKGPNTTTVTACATGSHSIGESFRLIQRGDADAMICGGSEATIRPTGMAGFCAMRAMSTRNDEPEKASRPFDVDRDGFVMGEGAGILILESLEHAEKRGAKIYAEVIGYGLSADAHHMTEPDPDGAARCMKMAIRDAGISPEDIDYINAHGTSTPVGDRSETAAVKKALGDHAYKVAISSTKSMTGHLLGAAGGVEAIICGLSLQKGMIAPTINLDNQDPECDLDYVPNVPRKADLDIVMSNSFGFGGHNATVILKKYN, from the coding sequence TTGAGTCATAGAGTGGTTGTTACCGGGATGGGCGTAGTTACATCATTGGGCAAAGATTTGGAGACGTTCTGGGATAATCTTATGAGCGGCAAATCCGGTGTATCACAGGTTGAGACCTTTGATGTCAGTGAGTATACTACGCAAATAGCATCCTCTGTTAAAGATTTTGATCCAGAGGCACTTTTTGGTCGTAAGGAAGCCCGCAAAATGGACCGTTTTGTACAATTTGCAGTGGCTGCCGGTGAGGACGCGTTGCGAGATAGCGGACTTAAGATCGGTGAAGATATTGATGCCGAAAGAATAGGTGTATCTGTAGGATCAGGTATTGGTGGTCTTGGAACTTGGGAAGACAATCATAACTTGTTGCTTGAAAAAGGACCGAAGCGGGTTAGTCCGTTCTTCATTCCGATGATGATCGCTAACATGGGTTCTGGACAGTTGTCCATTAACCTTGGAGCAAAGGGTCCTAATACGACGACAGTAACTGCTTGTGCTACAGGAAGTCACTCCATTGGGGAATCCTTCCGCTTGATTCAACGTGGAGACGCAGATGCAATGATCTGCGGTGGTTCCGAAGCGACCATTCGTCCAACAGGTATGGCTGGTTTTTGTGCAATGAGAGCAATGTCCACTCGCAATGATGAGCCTGAGAAGGCAAGTCGTCCGTTTGATGTGGATCGCGATGGTTTTGTTATGGGTGAAGGCGCCGGGATTCTTATTCTGGAATCACTCGAACATGCTGAAAAGCGCGGAGCGAAGATCTATGCTGAGGTTATCGGTTATGGTCTAAGCGCAGATGCTCATCATATGACTGAGCCTGATCCAGATGGTGCAGCTCGCTGCATGAAGATGGCAATCCGGGATGCTGGTATCTCTCCTGAAGATATTGATTATATCAATGCTCATGGTACTTCAACGCCTGTAGGAGATAGATCAGAAACTGCTGCTGTTAAGAAAGCATTGGGTGATCATGCATATAAAGTGGCAATCAGTTCAACGAAATCCATGACAGGTCACCTTCTGGGTGCCGCTGGTGGAGTAGAAGCTATTATTTGTGGCCTTTCCTTGCAAAAAGGGATGATTGCGCCAACGATTAATTTGGACAACCAAGACCCGGAATGTGATCTGGATTATGTACCAAATGTGCCACGTAAAGCTGATCTTGATATTGTAATGTCGAATTCGTTCGGCTTCGGGGGACATAACGCAACAGTTATTCTAAAAAAATATAATTAG
- the rnc gene encoding ribonuclease III: protein MKGELKQLQQQLQIQFHDSVLLKQAFTHASYVNEHRFNQHQDNERLEFLGDAVLELTVSEYLYNLLPDRPEGELTKLRAAIVCEPSLVKFAESLGFGRYVLLGKGEELTGGRTRPALLADVFESFVGALYLDQGLETVRSFLDNHVFPLVETDGKLQMQMTDYKTELQELIQQHNMGTLEYRIIEERGPAHEREFVSEVYMANRSLGKGSGRSKKEAEQQAAAAALLHLKEDGA from the coding sequence GTGAAAGGAGAACTGAAGCAGTTACAACAGCAACTTCAAATCCAATTTCACGATTCTGTGCTTCTGAAGCAGGCCTTTACCCATGCATCCTATGTGAATGAACACCGTTTCAATCAGCATCAGGACAATGAGCGTCTCGAATTTCTTGGGGATGCAGTTCTGGAGTTAACGGTTTCTGAATATTTGTACAATCTATTGCCAGACCGACCTGAGGGAGAGTTGACCAAGCTGCGGGCCGCTATTGTATGCGAGCCTTCACTGGTCAAATTTGCGGAGAGTTTAGGTTTTGGCCGTTATGTACTGTTGGGCAAAGGGGAAGAACTTACGGGCGGACGTACTCGCCCGGCCCTGCTGGCTGATGTATTCGAATCCTTCGTGGGAGCGCTTTATCTCGACCAAGGACTGGAAACGGTGCGAAGTTTTCTTGATAATCACGTATTTCCTCTGGTGGAAACGGATGGGAAATTGCAAATGCAGATGACCGATTATAAGACGGAACTGCAAGAGCTAATTCAGCAGCACAATATGGGTACATTGGAATATCGAATTATAGAAGAACGGGGACCCGCACATGAGCGTGAATTCGTCTCAGAGGTGTATATGGCTAACCGTTCACTTGGTAAAGGAAGCGGCCGGTCCAAGAAGGAAGCAGAGCAGCAGGCAGCGGCAGCTGCACTCTTGCATCTGAAAGAGGACGGTGCCTGA
- the smc gene encoding chromosome segregation protein SMC, producing MFLKRIELAGFKSFADKTEMEFVRGITAVVGPNGSGKSNISDGIRWVLGEQSAKSLRGGKMEDIIFAGSDARKAVNYGEVSLTLDNEDHTLPLDFSEVTVTRRVHRSGDSEYLINKQSCRLKDITELFMDTGIGREAYSIIGQGRIEEILSTRSEDRRGIFEEASGIVKYKSRKKDASRKLDDTEQNLLRIHDLISELEDQIGPLKDQSEKAIRFKELREQLKHQEISVYVHQIEGIHTAWQEGNAKLETLKDEQLELSTVVSAHDAKLESGRSELRTLEAQIEKQQEQLLRYSEAFEKSEGYGEVLRERKRNLESNREQLMLTLGSVGERSADRQREVVDLELKLEQSRLKLVDLRKQIEDEETRLEGVADGISQSQEEKLKSALLELMNLMANARNEIRYADQQKENLERRMSRSEEESGKWTARHEELSANQKGLKDKIAQLGKELSNLRGAYITESEQLSKRQKLIEETQSGLRKWEQKREAQVSRHETMKEMQDDFDGFMLGVKEVLKGARKGQLNGVHGAVAELISVPEKLEMAIETALGASLQHVVMDNETVSRQAISFLKQRQLGRATFLPLDVIRPRQISGSDRGMVGDADGFVGIGSELVGYDDKYTSIIGSLLGNVVIAESLEQANRIAARCQYRYRVVTLEGDVVNAGGSMTGGSQHKKNNSLLSRKRQLDQLSSEIEESERQIVKLKQGIARLREEQENASVKLEDLRRDGDEKRLEEQRVSGDLKQLEHELRHVQEQVESTGAERSGFESEVRALEETRKQATAELERLEKEEKEAHEGIRNAESARKANESAKEELQGKLTSMKVSEGKLDQEIFSLEEQLRRLRQDVGSQDKELRQNRNLLHTIEQDLANNALEAVKQKEDLNSYRLKKEETTGTLDFARAERTALTRKLELEEGKTKDQRQALKVVEDKLRATEVSVGRLDVELDNILRKLSDDYELSYELAKQRYPVPEDVPAAQADVQRLKRSISALGEVNLGAIEEYQRVHERYTFLSGQKDDLVEAKTTLYQVIREMEDEMSKRFKQTFDAIRKQFGTVFSKLFGGGRADLMLLDPEHMLETGIDIVAQPPGKKLQNLQLLSGGERALTAMALLFAILQVKPVPFCVLDEVEAALDEANVVRFAQYLREFSEQTQFIVVTHRKGTMEEADVLYGVTMEEGGVSKLVSVRLEDEEAEIA from the coding sequence ATGTTTTTGAAACGGATAGAATTAGCTGGTTTTAAATCATTTGCCGACAAAACAGAAATGGAGTTTGTGCGCGGTATAACGGCTGTAGTTGGCCCGAACGGAAGCGGCAAAAGCAATATTTCTGACGGCATACGCTGGGTACTCGGCGAACAGAGTGCTAAATCACTGCGTGGCGGCAAGATGGAGGATATCATTTTTGCTGGAAGTGATGCGCGTAAAGCCGTGAATTATGGCGAAGTATCACTTACGCTTGATAATGAAGATCACACACTTCCGCTGGATTTTAGCGAAGTTACAGTGACTCGGAGAGTTCATCGCAGTGGAGATAGTGAATATTTAATTAATAAGCAATCCTGCCGTCTGAAGGATATCACAGAGCTGTTTATGGATACCGGTATCGGACGTGAAGCCTATTCGATTATCGGGCAGGGTAGGATTGAAGAAATTCTAAGTACTCGTTCCGAAGATCGGCGAGGCATCTTTGAAGAAGCATCAGGTATTGTAAAATATAAATCGCGCAAGAAAGACGCAAGTCGAAAGCTGGATGATACCGAGCAGAACCTGCTTCGTATTCATGATTTGATCAGTGAGCTTGAGGATCAGATTGGGCCACTTAAGGATCAGTCCGAGAAAGCTATCCGCTTTAAGGAACTTCGCGAACAATTAAAACATCAGGAAATTTCAGTATACGTACACCAGATTGAAGGCATTCATACCGCTTGGCAGGAAGGTAACGCAAAGCTTGAAACGTTGAAGGACGAGCAGCTGGAGCTGTCTACCGTTGTTTCGGCTCATGATGCCAAGCTGGAGAGCGGACGCTCTGAACTGCGCACACTCGAAGCACAGATCGAGAAGCAGCAAGAGCAATTGCTGCGTTATAGCGAAGCATTTGAGAAGAGCGAAGGTTACGGTGAAGTGCTGAGGGAACGCAAGCGAAATCTGGAAAGCAATCGTGAGCAGTTAATGCTCACGTTAGGTTCGGTTGGCGAGCGTTCTGCAGATCGTCAGCGTGAAGTCGTGGATCTGGAGCTTAAGCTTGAACAATCGCGGCTTAAGCTTGTGGATCTTCGGAAACAGATCGAAGATGAAGAGACAAGGCTTGAAGGTGTGGCAGACGGGATTAGCCAGAGCCAGGAAGAAAAGCTCAAAAGTGCTCTTTTGGAGTTAATGAACCTTATGGCGAATGCACGTAACGAAATTCGTTACGCGGATCAACAGAAGGAGAATCTGGAACGTCGTATGAGCCGCAGTGAAGAAGAAAGCGGCAAATGGACAGCCCGGCATGAAGAGTTGTCTGCCAACCAGAAAGGGCTGAAGGACAAGATTGCCCAGCTAGGGAAGGAGCTTAGCAATCTTCGCGGGGCTTACATCACTGAAAGTGAACAGCTCAGTAAACGTCAGAAGCTGATTGAAGAAACACAGTCCGGTCTTCGGAAGTGGGAACAGAAGCGGGAAGCGCAAGTCTCTCGTCATGAGACCATGAAAGAGATGCAGGATGATTTCGATGGCTTCATGCTTGGGGTTAAAGAAGTGCTCAAGGGCGCCCGCAAAGGACAGCTCAACGGAGTGCATGGTGCGGTTGCAGAGCTGATCTCCGTTCCGGAGAAGCTGGAAATGGCGATTGAGACTGCTCTAGGTGCATCACTTCAGCATGTGGTCATGGATAATGAGACTGTGTCCCGCCAAGCGATATCATTTCTAAAGCAGCGTCAGCTGGGACGAGCTACCTTTCTTCCGCTAGATGTTATCCGGCCGCGCCAGATTTCTGGCAGTGACCGTGGTATGGTGGGTGATGCTGACGGATTTGTTGGAATTGGTTCCGAACTCGTTGGTTACGATGATAAATATACTAGCATTATCGGCAGTTTGCTCGGCAATGTGGTTATTGCGGAGAGCTTGGAGCAAGCGAACCGCATTGCCGCTAGATGCCAATATCGTTATCGGGTAGTTACACTGGAAGGCGATGTAGTTAATGCCGGCGGTTCGATGACCGGGGGTAGCCAGCATAAGAAGAACAATAGCTTGCTTAGCCGCAAACGTCAGCTGGATCAATTAAGCAGTGAAATTGAAGAAAGCGAACGTCAAATAGTGAAGCTGAAGCAAGGCATTGCCAGACTTCGTGAGGAGCAGGAGAACGCTAGCGTGAAGCTGGAGGACCTGCGCCGTGATGGTGACGAGAAGAGACTGGAAGAGCAAAGAGTCTCCGGTGATTTGAAGCAGCTCGAGCATGAGCTTCGGCATGTGCAGGAGCAAGTGGAGAGCACAGGTGCGGAACGCAGCGGCTTTGAGAGTGAAGTACGTGCGCTTGAAGAGACGCGGAAACAAGCCACTGCTGAGCTTGAACGCCTTGAAAAGGAAGAAAAGGAAGCCCATGAGGGTATCCGTAACGCTGAATCTGCGCGTAAAGCGAATGAATCAGCTAAGGAAGAGCTGCAAGGCAAGTTGACCAGTATGAAAGTCTCGGAAGGCAAGCTTGATCAGGAGATATTCTCCCTGGAGGAGCAGTTACGTCGCCTTAGACAAGATGTGGGTTCACAGGACAAGGAGCTGCGCCAGAATCGAAATCTGTTACATACGATAGAACAAGATCTGGCTAACAATGCTTTGGAAGCTGTGAAGCAGAAGGAAGATTTGAACAGTTACCGGTTGAAGAAGGAAGAGACGACTGGAACTTTGGATTTTGCCCGGGCTGAGCGTACAGCGTTAACCCGTAAGCTGGAACTTGAGGAAGGCAAAACTAAAGACCAACGTCAGGCCCTTAAAGTAGTGGAGGACAAGCTGCGTGCCACTGAAGTTTCTGTTGGTCGACTCGATGTGGAGCTGGATAATATTCTACGCAAGCTGAGTGATGACTACGAGCTAAGTTATGAATTAGCGAAACAGAGATATCCGGTGCCTGAAGATGTACCTGCCGCACAAGCCGATGTACAACGTTTGAAACGCAGTATTTCTGCGCTAGGTGAGGTTAACTTAGGGGCGATCGAAGAATATCAGCGGGTCCATGAACGGTATACGTTCCTCAGTGGACAAAAAGATGATCTAGTCGAAGCTAAGACTACTCTGTATCAGGTAATCCGTGAGATGGAAGATGAAATGTCCAAGCGTTTCAAACAGACCTTTGATGCGATCCGTAAACAGTTCGGGACCGTGTTCTCAAAGCTGTTCGGAGGCGGGCGAGCTGATCTTATGCTGCTGGATCCGGAACATATGCTGGAAACAGGTATAGATATCGTAGCCCAACCACCGGGTAAAAAATTGCAAAATCTGCAGCTCTTATCCGGCGGCGAACGCGCTCTAACTGCGATGGCGTTATTGTTTGCTATCCTGCAAGTGAAGCCAGTTCCGTTCTGCGTATTGGATGAGGTTGAGGCTGCACTCGACGAAGCAAACGTTGTTCGTTTTGCACAGTACTTACGCGAGTTCTCTGAACAAACTCAGTTCATCGTCGTTACCCACCGCAAAGGAACGATGGAAGAGGCGGACGTGTTATACGGAGTAACGATGGAAGAGGGCGGCGTCTCCAAGCTCGTCTCAGTACGTTTAGAGGATGAAGAAGCTGAGATTGCTTAA
- the ftsY gene encoding signal recognition particle-docking protein FtsY, which translates to MSFFRKLKESISGKTESVTKQFRDGLEKTRKGFVEKVSDLIIRRKKIDEEFYEELEEILIGADVGVNTVMTLVEDLRAEVKQNRIEDAAELKPILSRKLMELLRGDDDNSLKENPNGITVILFVGVNGVGKTTTIGKLAHRYKQEGKKVLLAAGDTFRAGAIEQLEVWGQRAGVDVIKQQAGSDPAAVMYDAVQAAKQRNVDILICDTAGRLQNKSNLMEELNKIFRVIQREIPSAPHEVLMVLDATTGQNALTQAKLFGEKSGVTGLVLTKLDGTAKGGIVVAIRQEMNLPVKFVGLGEKMEDLQPFDSQQFVHALFAGLIAEEEESEESEEQV; encoded by the coding sequence ATGAGCTTTTTTAGAAAATTAAAAGAAAGCATTTCCGGCAAAACGGAGAGTGTAACGAAACAATTCCGCGACGGATTAGAGAAAACCCGTAAAGGTTTTGTAGAGAAGGTCTCCGACCTTATCATCCGCCGCAAAAAGATAGATGAAGAGTTCTACGAAGAGCTGGAAGAGATTTTAATTGGTGCAGACGTGGGTGTAAACACTGTTATGACCCTTGTCGAGGATTTGCGTGCCGAAGTGAAGCAAAATCGGATTGAAGATGCTGCCGAGCTGAAGCCGATTTTGTCCCGTAAGCTTATGGAGCTGCTGCGCGGAGATGATGATAACAGCCTGAAGGAAAATCCGAATGGAATTACAGTTATTTTGTTCGTTGGGGTTAATGGCGTGGGCAAGACGACTACCATCGGCAAGCTGGCTCATCGTTACAAACAAGAAGGTAAAAAAGTTCTTTTGGCTGCAGGGGATACGTTCCGTGCCGGAGCGATTGAGCAGCTTGAGGTTTGGGGCCAACGCGCAGGCGTAGATGTCATTAAACAACAAGCAGGCTCTGACCCGGCGGCTGTAATGTACGATGCGGTGCAAGCGGCTAAACAGCGCAATGTGGATATCTTAATCTGCGATACTGCTGGCAGACTGCAGAATAAAAGCAATCTGATGGAAGAGCTCAACAAAATCTTCCGCGTTATTCAAAGAGAAATCCCAAGTGCTCCACATGAGGTACTGATGGTGCTAGATGCTACGACAGGTCAAAATGCACTTACACAAGCCAAGTTATTTGGTGAAAAGAGTGGCGTCACTGGCTTGGTCTTGACGAAGCTGGACGGTACGGCTAAAGGCGGAATCGTTGTAGCGATTCGTCAGGAAATGAATTTGCCGGTGAAGTTTGTAGGTCTTGGAGAAAAAATGGAAGACCTGCAGCCATTTGATTCGCAGCAGTTCGTACATGCTCTTTTTGCTGGATTAATTGCCGAGGAAGAAGAGTCAGAAGAATCGGAAGAGCAAGTGTAA